A window of the Scandinavium goeteborgense genome harbors these coding sequences:
- a CDS encoding DUF1127 domain-containing protein, whose translation MEFHENRAKAPFQIYIVIGRWLRQHWRIWKTRRALDRLSDAQLKDVGLRREDY comes from the coding sequence ATGGAATTTCATGAGAATCGCGCGAAAGCGCCATTTCAAATCTACATAGTGATCGGCCGCTGGCTGCGACAACACTGGCGTATCTGGAAAACGCGTCGGGCACTGGATCGACTCAGCGACGCGCAGCTGAAGGACGTGGGGCTGCGACGCGAGGATTATTGA
- a CDS encoding PLP-dependent aminotransferase family protein, with translation MTRYQHLANLLAERIEQGLYRHGEKLPSVRALSQEHGVSISTVQQAYQTLETLQLITPQPRSGYFIAPRKAQPPVPAMSRPVQRPVDVTHWDQILTMLDARHDKSIIPFGGGSPDITQPSLKPLWREMTRLVQHHATDIFSYDELAGRRELREQIARLMLDGEAVVSADDIIITSGCHAALAIALLAVCKPGDIVAIESPSFYGTMQLLRGFDIKAIEIPTDPQTGISVEALEMALEQWPIKGVILVPNCNNPLGFIMPDARKRAVLALAQRHDIVIFEDDVYGELANDYPRPRTIKSWDIDGRVLLCSSFTKTIAPGLRVGWIVPGRYHDRVLHMKYAATGTNVPTTQLAVAAFVREGHYHRHMRRVRQIYHSNMETYTCWLRQYFPCGICVTRPEGGFMLWVELPEMVDMVCVAKQLCELKIQVAPGTLFSASGKYRNCLRINCALPTTEKHREVMEKLGEAIHLAME, from the coding sequence ATGACGCGTTACCAGCATCTGGCGAATCTGCTCGCCGAACGGATCGAACAGGGGCTGTACCGTCATGGCGAGAAATTACCGTCCGTGCGCGCGCTCAGTCAGGAACACGGCGTCAGTATCAGCACCGTACAGCAAGCCTATCAGACGCTGGAAACGCTCCAGCTGATCACCCCGCAGCCGCGCTCTGGCTATTTTATCGCACCGCGTAAAGCGCAGCCGCCGGTACCGGCGATGTCGCGTCCGGTGCAGCGCCCGGTGGATGTGACTCATTGGGATCAGATCCTGACCATGCTGGATGCGCGCCACGATAAATCGATCATCCCGTTTGGCGGCGGATCGCCGGATATCACCCAGCCGAGTCTGAAGCCGCTCTGGCGCGAGATGACGCGTCTGGTGCAGCATCATGCCACCGATATCTTCAGCTATGACGAACTCGCCGGCCGCCGTGAACTGCGTGAACAAATCGCCCGCCTGATGCTCGACGGCGAAGCGGTGGTCAGTGCCGACGACATTATCATCACCAGCGGCTGCCACGCGGCGCTGGCGATTGCCCTGCTGGCGGTGTGCAAACCGGGCGATATCGTCGCCATTGAATCACCGTCGTTTTACGGCACCATGCAATTGCTGCGCGGTTTCGACATTAAGGCGATCGAGATCCCGACCGATCCCCAAACCGGGATCAGCGTCGAAGCCCTGGAAATGGCGCTGGAACAGTGGCCGATCAAAGGGGTGATCCTGGTGCCGAACTGCAACAATCCACTCGGGTTTATCATGCCGGATGCGCGTAAACGTGCGGTGCTGGCACTGGCCCAGCGCCACGATATCGTGATTTTCGAAGACGATGTTTACGGCGAACTGGCGAACGACTACCCCCGCCCACGCACCATAAAATCCTGGGATATCGATGGCCGCGTGCTGCTGTGCAGCTCCTTCACCAAAACCATCGCCCCTGGCCTGCGCGTAGGCTGGATTGTGCCGGGCCGCTATCACGACCGGGTGCTGCACATGAAATACGCCGCCACCGGCACCAACGTGCCGACGACACAACTGGCGGTCGCGGCTTTCGTGCGCGAGGGGCATTATCACCGCCACATGCGGCGTGTGCGCCAGATTTATCACAGCAATATGGAAACCTACACCTGCTGGCTGCGTCAGTATTTTCCATGCGGAATTTGCGTCACCCGGCCCGAAGGCGGCTTTATGCTGTGGGTCGAGCTGCCTGAAATGGTCGACATGGTGTGCGTCGCGAAACAGCTGTGCGAGCTAAAAATCCAGGTGGCGCCGGGTACGCTGTTTTCCGCTTCCGGCAAGTACCGCAACTGCCTGCGCATCAACTGCGCCCTGCCAACCACCGAGAAACACCGTGAAGTAATGGAAAAACTCGGGGAAGCCATTCATCTGGCGATGGAATAA
- a CDS encoding VOC family protein: protein MKIAHVALWTRDLDAQAAFWQRYFDGSPNEKYFSKNRPGFASYFITLADGPTIELMTLPELPDAPDNREFCGWAHIALNVGDKQAVDALSAKAKEEGILKSGPRMTGDGYYEAIILDPDGNMIEIVAG from the coding sequence ATGAAGATTGCACACGTGGCACTATGGACCCGGGACCTGGACGCGCAGGCCGCATTCTGGCAGCGGTATTTCGACGGTTCGCCGAATGAGAAATACTTCAGTAAAAATCGTCCGGGATTTGCCTCTTATTTCATTACCCTGGCAGACGGCCCAACGATTGAGCTGATGACGCTGCCAGAATTGCCTGACGCCCCGGACAACCGCGAGTTTTGCGGCTGGGCGCACATCGCGCTGAACGTCGGCGATAAACAGGCGGTGGATGCGCTGTCGGCGAAAGCGAAAGAAGAAGGCATTCTGAAAAGCGGCCCGCGTATGACCGGCGACGGTTATTACGAAGCGATCATCCTCGACCCGGATGGCAACATGATTGAGATTGTGGCGGGCTGA
- a CDS encoding DUF3300 domain-containing protein: MNNRFALCSVLALILLLAGCDQKAPHTPPPTRQYGTPVFIQNPVIGADELYSLVSPIALFPDSLLAQVLAASTAPNDVAVKSLAAFPDVLEQMVNNPQWTKFLGVAYTRQPQDVMNAVQILRARAQQNGALKTSPQLRVQSTPASATASVGKAVPAPAQTITIQPAQPGVVYVPVYPLTVYGKPRVIYYPGYVPPPSK, translated from the coding sequence ATGAACAACCGTTTTGCATTATGCAGCGTGCTGGCGTTAATCCTGCTGCTGGCGGGTTGCGACCAGAAAGCCCCCCACACTCCACCACCGACGCGGCAGTACGGTACGCCGGTGTTTATCCAAAATCCGGTTATCGGCGCCGATGAACTCTATTCGCTGGTTTCCCCGATTGCGCTGTTTCCTGACAGCCTGCTGGCACAGGTGCTGGCGGCCAGTACTGCGCCCAATGACGTGGCGGTGAAATCCCTGGCCGCATTCCCGGACGTGCTGGAGCAGATGGTTAACAATCCCCAATGGACGAAATTCCTTGGCGTGGCCTATACCCGTCAGCCGCAGGACGTGATGAACGCGGTGCAAATTCTGCGTGCCAGAGCGCAGCAGAACGGTGCCCTCAAAACCTCGCCGCAACTGCGGGTGCAGTCGACCCCGGCATCGGCGACGGCGAGCGTCGGGAAAGCGGTTCCCGCTCCCGCGCAAACCATCACCATCCAACCGGCGCAGCCTGGCGTGGTTTACGTGCCGGTGTATCCGCTAACGGTGTATGGCAAGCCGCGCGTGATTTACTACCCAGGCTACGTACCGCCGCCGTCTAAATAG